Part of the Ruegeria sp. TM1040 genome, AGGTGGCGTAAGAAGATATATTACCGCGCGTGGCGAAAGCTTCTTTGATATCTATTAAGTGACTGAGATTTCTGCCGGATAGCTTTGTGTTTTGTTTGCCCCACTCACAGATTCGTCGGTTCATCACGACGATATGCCGTCCCATTCGATCTGCATCTAGCAACCGAGAAAACAAGTCTTCAGCTTCATCGTCGGTGAGAGAGGAAAGTTCATCGTTCGACGCCTCAAGTGTTATAATCATTAATTTATCTCAAGAGTAATTGAAGAATCCAAAGGGCCAATTTTCCAACGCCCCGTTGCTGTCAAAGTTGGCCACAGACATTCTGGTAGGTGAATTTATGTCGTCTTCTGCAGCGAAGACAATAACTTGAACGTCATCACTGGATATGCTGCCCAGCTCGATTAGTTCTCCCAGTCTGTTGATGAGTGCCTCACTGTGCGTTTCAATTAGGATATTTACTATGTTAATATTGGTCTCAGACTGCCCAAGTTTAATACCCTTCACAAAAACGTCCGCTAGCTTCGCCTGATGTGCCGGGTGCAGGTGTAGCTCTGGTTGTTCGATAGCTATAGTTCTTATCGCTTGTCGCCGCCCATAAGGTATACCCCAGCGTTCCGTGGTTCGCCTACTTGACCACCAGACCGTCGCCAGAACAGGCAAGATCTGTGATACTCCATAACCAGTATCGGTAACGTTGACTGACTTTTCGCCTGCTTTTAGATGGATGCTAATGTGTCCCTCATGTGATTTGAGCTCAACGCCGTAACCAAAAATACTCTCGACCCAATCTGAAAAGCTCCTCTTTTGACCAGTCGATAGTGAATCAAGAAACATTGGGAAATTCGAGCCATTTGGAAGTATTTCGGAAACCTCCAGCTCTTGTTTCCGATAGAATCGTTCCCCTGCCGCTCTTGCTGGTCCTAAATAACTGACGCCAGAGAAAAAGTACTGTAAGTCATCATTTATCACATCTAGAACCTGAAGAGCACGGAAGGTGCGTTGAATCGTAAGGATGCTATCTTTGGATTTTCCAGATGTTCCCTTTTGAATATTTTCGTAGTATTTTCGAAACGAAGCTGTGTTGGCGGTTTCGGATAAGCGTTTCCATTTTTCTTCCAAATGGGGTGTTCCAGAAAGTATATTTGCGACTTCATTTCTAAAGGTGTCCGAGCTTGATATTCTAGGTATCTCGCGCCTTAGAAACCTCTCTAGCTCCTTTACTGCTATATCTTGATAAGAATGTCTT contains:
- a CDS encoding AAA family ATPase; amino-acid sequence: MRISYSVENIRRLSSVEPIEIRPITVLVGRNSAGKSTFLRSLPLIRQSLETRSSAPILWYGDFVDFGDFQTAVSSEAKDGYAVFSFKVRDLEKRHRSTVSHHTNYLLRYRTQTVKIDEAIVKYYVGAESGKTALKKISLEIPSEDLICDISYRGRLGTSGSLTVNGEELPYILQNFEIVNSSNDLFSAPSLISKTKDANSNVRRRHSYQDIAVKELERFLRREIPRISSSDTFRNEVANILSGTPHLEEKWKRLSETANTASFRKYYENIQKGTSGKSKDSILTIQRTFRALQVLDVINDDLQYFFSGVSYLGPARAAGERFYRKQELEVSEILPNGSNFPMFLDSLSTGQKRSFSDWVESIFGYGVELKSHEGHISIHLKAGEKSVNVTDTGYGVSQILPVLATVWWSSRRTTERWGIPYGRRQAIRTIAIEQPELHLHPAHQAKLADVFVKGIKLGQSETNINIVNILIETHSEALINRLGELIELGSISSDDVQVIVFAAEDDINSPTRMSVANFDSNGALENWPFGFFNYS